In a single window of the Botrytis cinerea B05.10 chromosome 10, complete sequence genome:
- the Bccoy1 gene encoding Bccoy1: protein MTDFAESALAASVSSPPSPPADHVASGQDGDNKFQKAISAWRTIDLTSMIPSLDNTASEIVQYQRDSTVQRKELAQKTKDFRKLDDTNKLSEIKGLLKAYQTFIDLLTNHSKSTNSAFLQVYSSLSEAPDPYPLLEASVDSLLLSEDTLPKITQENEHLQKSVSKLTSQLEDTESRLETERTTRKNLEEGLETKVKDVETSWAAVLEEKKDNWEAKEKSLEEKVENQERLLNEIKASYEVNQRLGQSENAEDGSRGHVTSAELEMVTSDLERTSVRLAEVEARNEQLRIELAQSASQVPSQPALALEDEPAYLRLRSENSSLLRKLDAARVERDSKKRDLDTKLRSLEREIGMLKEERDSLKTKVQKWSDYEDVKQELEVLKSIEFSMGDDDETQDIGASSNIPEPTGNGPSGKAKGETLEQLLLARNKKLSDELTILRVSHQDLQSRLQTMQETLSTTNAELEKAQTLVTTLENDLTNMQNGVSAYPSAPSVAGTYTSRYPQSAIGQFASRNRRISPTSSIISGFDPRTPMGSTPVDVLRSGEPVGGGSGILPMITAQRDRFKKRNSELENELSESHRTVSSLRQEISALQKDNLNLYEKTRYISTYNRAGPTASSASSYATNPNPSTVQISSSTSSGLALNRYRSAYESNISPFAAFRGRESARAYKRMSLPERIVFSITRMVLATRTSRNLFAGYCVALHLLVFFSLYWLGSVDVDQHGSHLGQAVAAAGGAKGLADSVADAQHGDWHQEGFDGKVS from the exons ATGACCGACTTCGCAGAATCAGCACTGGCAGCTTCGGTGTCAAGCCCTCCATCTCCGCCCGCAGATCATGTAGCTTCAGGACAAGATGGGGACAATAAGTTTCAAAAGGCAATTTCGGCGTGGAGGA CAATCGACCTTACCTCCATGATCCCGTCCCTTGACAATACCGCTTCAGAAATTGTTCAATATCAGAGGGACTCCACCGTGCAGCGCAAGGAATTGGCACAAAAGACGAAGGATTTCCGGAAGTTAGACGACACAAATAAGCTATCTGAGATCAAAGGGTTACTGAAAG CGTATCAGACCTTCATAGACCTCCTCACAAACCACTCAAAGTCTACGAATTCAGCTTTCCTTCAAGTATACTCGTCCTTATCCGAGGCGCCAGATCCATATCCTTTGCTTGAAGCATCTGTCGATTCCCTTCTGCTATCTGAGGATACGCTTCCTAAGATCACACAGGAGAATGAGCATCTCCAGAAAAGTGTCAGCAAGCTCACGAGCCAATTAGAGGATACGGAATCCAGATTAGAAACCGAACGAACTACGCGCAAAAATCTAGAGGAAGGTCTAGAAACCAAGGTGAAAGATGTCGAAACTTCTTGGGCCGCTGttctggaagaaaagaaggacAATTGGGAAGCGAAAGAGAAATCACTAGAAGAAAAGGTGGAAAATCAAGAGCGCTTATTGAATGAAATCAAGGCGAGCTACGAGGTCAATCAGCGTCTGGGACAATCCGAGAATGCAGAGGATGGAAGTCGCGGGCATGTTACGAGTGCGGAATTGGAGATGGTCACATCTGATTTGGAGCGTACAAGCGTCCGTTTAGCAGAAGTTGAAGCTCGAAATGAACAACTGCGAATAGAATTAGCTCAGTCTGCTTCCCAGGTCCCAAGTCAGCCAGCATTGGCTTTGGAAGACGAGCCAGCCTACTTGCGCTTAAGATCAGAAAATTCATCGTTATTGAGGAAGTTAGACGCAGCAAGAGTTGAAAGGGATTCCAAAAAGCGAGATCTTGATACTAAGCTCCGAAGTCTAGAGAGAGAAATTGGGATGCTTAAAGAAGAACGTGATTCATTGAAGACTAAAGTCCAAAAATGGAGCGATTATGAGGATGTCAAGCAAGAACTGGAAGTTCTGAAGAGTATCGAATTTTCTATGGGAGATGACGATGAAACGCAAGATATCGGGGCTAGTTCCAATATCCCAGAACCTACAGGAAATGGCCCATCCGGAAAAGCGAAAGGGGAGACATTGGAGCAACTTCTTCTTGCCAGAAACAAAAAATTGAGTGATGAGCTCACAATTTTAAGAGTTTCTCATCAAGATTTACAGAGTCGTTTGCAAACTATGCAGGAAACTCTTTCTACGACTAATGCCGAGTTAGAAAAGGCGCAAACTTTGGTCACTACATTGGAGAATGATTTGACGAATATGCAAAACGGGGTGAGCGCATATCCTTCTGCTCCTTCCGTGGCCGGAACATATACAAGTCGCTATCCTCAATCAGCAATCGGCCAATTTGCGTCGAGGAACCGCAGGATATCTCCTACATCATCGATTATATCTGGATTTGATCCCAGGACGCCCATGGGCAGCACACCTGTGGACGTTCTTAGATCAGGTGAGCCTGTAGGGGGAGGTTCTGGTATTCTTCCTATGATTACCGCTCAGCGTGATCGATTCAAGAAACGTAACTCAGAATTAGAGAATGAGCTTTCCGAAAGCCACCGCACGGTATCGTCACTTAGGCAGGAAATCTCTGCTTTGCAAAAGGATAATCTGAACCTGTATGAAAAGACAAGATATATATCAACATACAACCGAGCGGGTCCAACAGCTTCATCGGCCTCATCTTATGCTACCAACCCCAATCCATCTACAGTGCAGATTTCCTCATCGACTTCTTCAGGACTGGCATTAAATCGATACCGTTCAGCATACGAATCCAACATATCGCCTTTCGCGGCATTCCGTGGGCGAGAATCGGCTCGCGCGTATAAACGTATGAGCTTACCCGAAAGAATAGTCTTCTCGATCACTAGAATGGTATTAGCAACTAGAACTAGTCGAAACCTCTTCGCAGGTTATTGCGTGGCTCTTCATTTGCTGGTGTTCTTTTCTCTATATTGGCTAGGTAGTGTGGATGTAGATCAACATGGAAGTCATTTAGGTCAAGCGGTTGCAGCTGCTGGAGGTGCGAAAGGACTCGCTGATTCCGTCGCGGATGCGCAGCATGGAGATTGGCACCAGGAAGGATTTGATGGGAAGGTTTCttga